A region from the Desulfomarina profundi genome encodes:
- a CDS encoding secondary thiamine-phosphate synthase enzyme YjbQ yields MSRNAEDITGEIMLNGTFTLSTPEIMKLVDISSTVEKIITDASVSSGLCYLFNPHTTAGLTINEGADPAVRSDIIKGFRDIVPAGLDYSHLEGNSVAHIMASLMGNSLVVNIMNGRPQLGTWQKIFFCEFDGPRTRKIHWKIISDRD; encoded by the coding sequence ATGTCAAGGAATGCCGAAGATATCACAGGAGAAATCATGCTGAACGGAACGTTTACCCTCTCCACACCGGAAATAATGAAACTGGTAGATATTTCCTCTACCGTGGAAAAGATCATAACCGATGCTTCAGTTTCTTCAGGCCTCTGTTATCTTTTCAATCCCCATACAACAGCAGGGCTCACAATAAACGAGGGAGCAGATCCTGCTGTGCGTTCTGATATCATAAAAGGTTTTCGGGACATTGTCCCTGCAGGACTGGATTACAGTCATCTGGAAGGGAACTCGGTTGCCCATATCATGGCCTCTCTCATGGGTAATTCACTGGTTGTCAATATCATGAACGGCAGGCCCCAGCTCGGCACCTGGCAAAAAATTTTTTTCTGTGAATTTGACGGCCCCAGAACACGAAAAATACACTGGAAAATCATTTCCGATCGAGACTGA